CGCCGCAGCGGAAAGGCCGTCTGAAAAACGCAAAACTGCCTTTCGGACAGGCCGCATCCATGCCTGCAAACGGCCTCGTTTTCCGTTGCGCAGGCCGCGCACAATATCCGCAGGCCGCACGGCGGAGCGGCACGCCCCATCCTAACGGCAGAGGCCGTCTGAAAAACATAAAAGCTGCTTTTCAGACGGCCTCTTTGCCGCAAAAGGGCAGGCTGCTTTGCGGCAGGCGCGGGCGGAACGGGCAACAGGCCGACCCGTACGCAGGCGGTATGGCCGCTTTGCCGCCGCCGTGTCCGTGCCAACCCGCTATCTGTGCGGACGGCAACGGTTCGCCAGCCGTCTGCCCCGTTTCAAAACCCGTTTTTCAATTCGCGCAGCGCGGTAAAAACGGCGGTTTCGTCGGGCAGGACGCGCCCCGCAAGCTCGGCGGCGCGGCGGGCGACGGCGGGTTCGGCGGTGCGCAGGAAGGGATTGATCCGCCGCTCGTGTGCGAGGGTAACGGGCAGGGTGGGCGTACGGGCGGCCTGCTGCCGCGCAGCGGCGGTGTCGGGGTTGTCCGGCTCGATGAAAGCGGCGAAGGCGAGGTTGGCGGCGGTGTATTCGTGGGCGGGAAAAACAAGGGTGTCGTCCGGCAGGCTGCCGAGACGGCGGCAGGAGGCGGCGAGCTGCTGCGGCGTGCCGGTAAAGACGCGCCCGCAGCCGGCGGAAAACAGGGTGTCGCCGCAGAAAACGTATGTGCGCCCGCCCTCTTCCAGCAGATAGGCAAGGTGGCCGTCGGTGTGGCCGGGAATGTGCCAGACGCGGACGGTGCGGCCGGCAAAGCGGATGCGGCCGCCCTCCCCTACCGTAATGTCGGCCTCATCGATGCCGCTGCCGCCGTAAACGGTGCAGGCGGGAAAGCGGCGTTTGAGCTCCGCAATGCCGCCGGTGTGGTCGCGGTGGTGGTGGGTGATCCAGATTTGCGCCAGCGTCAGGCCGTGCGCGTGCAGGTATGCCAGCACGGGGGCGGCTTCGCCCGGATCGACGCAGGCGGCTTGGCCGCCGCTCCCGTCTGCATGAAAGGGCGGTGCCGGCGCAAGCAGCCAGACATAATTGTCGTCCAAGGCGGATACGGGGACGACGGCAAGCGGTTTATCCATGGTTTTTCCTTTCGCTTTCGCGGGGCGGCACGGGCGCGGCCCAGCCGACAATCAGCAGCAGCAGGCCGACAATAATAAAGGAAACGATGCGTTCGATGCCGCCGCTGCCGCCCAGCTCCACCAAAAACAGTTTGACGACCACCACGCCCATCAGCACCGCGCCCGCCATCCAGCGCAGGCGGCTGCCGCTGCGGTTGCCCGACACCATCATCACAATGGCCGTGGCCGCCCACACCACGGACAAAGCAGCCTGCACGCCGAGCGAATGCAGCAGCGCGTCGGCATTCCAGGCGATACCGCCGTAGAAATGCCAAAGACGCATCACGCCCGCGCTGATGGTGAGGAAGGCGGCAGAGCAAAGGGCGTAGAAACCGCGCCGCCGTGCTTTCCCGTTCCAGCCGGTGCGCGTCAGGGCGCGGAAGCCGTACCACAGCACAAAGGCGGCGGCGGCTTCCAGCGGGTTGAGCAGGGGCAGATAGGGCAGCGGCGCGGGCGGATGGGGCGCGGACACGTTTGCCCACACCAGCCACACGGCTGCGGCCAAAGCGCACAGCGCGCCGCCGAAAGTGCGGTATACGGCGGGATGCCGTCTGAACAGCGGCAGGCCGGTTTGCAGCAGCAGGAGATAGGCCGCCGGCACGGCCAGCCGGGACAATTGCAGCCACACGCCGTCAAGCCGCAAAGAGGCCGTCTGAAAAACGAGCTGCTGCCACAACAGGGCAAACAACAGCAGCGCGGCGGCGTGCGGAATGCGGCGGGACGTGCCGTTTGCCCCGCTTTTGCCGCCGTCAAGCTGCCAAAACATCAGCACGGTTTGTGCGGCGAGAACCGCCCACGCGGCAAGCGGCGCGGCACGGAAATCCTCCCCCGCCAACCGCAAAGCAAAGAGGAAGGCGGCGGCAAGCAGGATACGCTGCGCCCCGCGCCAGCACAGGCGGCGGGCGGCATACACGAAAGGCGGCAGCAGCAGCAGAGGATGCAGCCACATCACGGCGTTTTCAGACGGCCGCAACGCGCCGCGCCATGCGGTGTCCGCCAGCACCAGCGCAATCAGAAACACAACCGAACCCGCCCGTGCCGCCGCCCGCGCAGGCCGCTGCTGCGGCTGCGACAGCAGCCACGCGGCGGCGGCGGCCAAAGCGGCAAGCAGCAGGTAATGCGCCGCTTCGACAGGCGGCAGCGCGGTTTGCCCGTAGCGGGACACCCAAGCCGCGCAGCAGAAAGGCTGCCGCAAGTGAGTCAAAGGCAGAGCCAGCGCACACAGCAGCGAAAAAACGGCAAACACGGCCTGCCCCAGGCGGGAACGGCACACCGCCCACGCCAGAGCCAGCAGCGTGTAGGCCGTGATCAGGGCTTTGGCCGACGAAAACAGCAGCAGCGGCAGCAGCGAGGCGTAAAACAGCGCGGCAGCCAGAGAGGCCGTCTGAAAAACGCGTTCCCAATATGCCGGGGCTTCGCGGCGCAGGTGCGCCCACAAAACATACGGCAGCATCCCGCCGCCCGCCGCCAGCAGCGTGCCGGTACGCGAACCCTGTATCAGGCCGTCTGAAAGACCCGCGCCCCAGTGGTAGCTCCAAAGCTGCGCCACCGCCGCCGACAGATACACCGCCAGCGCAAACAGGCGCAGCTGCGGCAGCCGCTGCCGCAAACCCATGTAATAAAACAGCACGGCTTCCAGCGTCCACAGCGAAGCCGTATCCGCGCCGTCGAAAAACAGCGGCACCGCCAGCGTGGCAAACGCCAGAGCCAGCGCGGCAAACGCCTGCCGCAACACACGCAGCGGCTCCCTGCCCCGCAAAAGCAGCGCGGCACAGGCATACACGGCGGCAAAACCCAAAGCCGACCAGCCCGCGCCATACGGCAGATGCACCGTCATCGCCCATTGCAGGGCAAAAGCCGCAACCGCCGTACCGAACAGCAGCGTATGGTCGAGCAGGTGCACACGCATCCCGTACGCCGCGATGCGGGCGGCGATTTCGTCCAGCGCGGCATTGTCGGCCAGCGGCGGCACGCCTTCTTCCGCCCTGTCCGACAGACGGCGGCGGGCAAACAGAAAGGCGATAAGCGTGTACAGCAGCCAGTGGTAGAGCAAAAACGGCTCGACGGAAGCAAACAGCGGCGGCGCGTAATCCCGCATCCCCCAAGCCGCCGCAATCAGAAACGTGCCGGCAAAACCGGTCAGGTTCAGCGGCCGCCACGCCTTAAACCACGCGGCAAACGCCACACCCGCATTCAGCAGCGCGAGATAGGAAAACAGCACCAGATACTGTCCGCTGCCGTCGGATACCAGCAGCGGCGCGGCCAAACCGCCCGCAAGCGCGGCCTGCGCCATCGGCTGCGCATCCTGTTTCACCGCCAACACCGCCGCACAAGCCACCAGCCCCACCATCACCGCAAACACCGCCGGCGCAGGCAGCAGCGGATGCAGCTTCAAAGCCGCCAGCGCGGTGAGGTACATCACCGCAATGCCGAAGCCTTCCAGCACCAGGCCGTATTCGCGGCGGCGGCGTTGCAGCCGCCATCCCGCAAACGCAGCGGCCAAACCCGCGCCCGCCACCCCCAGATAACGCAAGCCCACGGGAACATCCACCCGTTCCGACGCATAGCGCAGCAGAAAAGCCAGGCCGAGAAACAGCACCACCACACCCGCTTTCAGCAGCGGATTGCGTACAAACCATGCCGCCAACGGATTTGCCGCATACTGCGCCCCGTCCCCGCCTGCGTTTTCAGACGGCCTATCGTTTTCCGCCAATGCCGCACCGTCCCGATGTCCGGATACGGAAGCCGTCTGCAAACTGCCGTCCGAATGCTTCCGCTCCCGCGCCCCCCGCATCCGCGCCAAAGCGGAAGCAGGAGGGGAATCGGGCGCAGACGGCTCCTGCGCGGCGGGAATGTTTTCCTGCGTGCAAACGGCATGTTCAGACACGGACGCAGGCAGCTCCCCAGCGGCGGCAGGCAGGGAAACAGGCGGTCTTTCCTGCGGCACAGACGGCGGCGGCGCAGACGCTTCCTCCCGCCCGGCATTGCCGGCAGGAAGCCCTCCGCCCAACCCGGGCTGCACCGGCCGCACACCCTCCAACGCCGCCACCCGCTGCCGCAAATCGTCCACCTCGCGCCGCAGCGCGGCCAACTCCTCTCCGCGTCCGCCCGCCCGTTCTTTCCAAGATATATGGTGTACGGCCAGCCACAACACCGCGCCCGCCAGCAGGCCGGCTACCGTTTCGCCGTACACCGCGCCAAGCAGCGCGGCAGCAAAAAACAGGATGTATTTCATATCGCCCTCACAAAGGAAGCATCTGCGGCAGATTGTAGCGCGGAAACGCCGCACGGCAAAAAAGGCCGTCTGAAAAACAAATATTTTCAGACGGCCTTGATTCCCTCTCCCGCCTGCGGGGGAGGGTTAGGGTGGGGGCTGTTGCCGCTTCGGCTGCGCTGGCGGGCGGGAAAGCGGTTTGGCAAACCGCCACCCCCTCCCCGACCCTCCCCGCGCAAGCGCAGGAGAGGGAGCAGGTTTGCGGCGGATTTTTCGGTTTTAACTTCGTTGAAGCTGCGCT
The sequence above is drawn from the Kingella potus genome and encodes:
- the gloB gene encoding hydroxyacylglutathione hydrolase gives rise to the protein MDKPLAVVPVSALDDNYVWLLAPAPPFHADGSGGQAACVDPGEAAPVLAYLHAHGLTLAQIWITHHHRDHTGGIAELKRRFPACTVYGGSGIDEADITVGEGGRIRFAGRTVRVWHIPGHTDGHLAYLLEEGGRTYVFCGDTLFSAGCGRVFTGTPQQLAASCRRLGSLPDDTLVFPAHEYTAANLAFAAFIEPDNPDTAAARQQAARTPTLPVTLAHERRINPFLRTAEPAVARRAAELAGRVLPDETAVFTALRELKNGF
- a CDS encoding DUF2339 domain-containing protein, which gives rise to MKYILFFAAALLGAVYGETVAGLLAGAVLWLAVHHISWKERAGGRGEELAALRREVDDLRQRVAALEGVRPVQPGLGGGLPAGNAGREEASAPPPSVPQERPPVSLPAAAGELPASVSEHAVCTQENIPAAQEPSAPDSPPASALARMRGARERKHSDGSLQTASVSGHRDGAALAENDRPSENAGGDGAQYAANPLAAWFVRNPLLKAGVVVLFLGLAFLLRYASERVDVPVGLRYLGVAGAGLAAAFAGWRLQRRRREYGLVLEGFGIAVMYLTALAALKLHPLLPAPAVFAVMVGLVACAAVLAVKQDAQPMAQAALAGGLAAPLLVSDGSGQYLVLFSYLALLNAGVAFAAWFKAWRPLNLTGFAGTFLIAAAWGMRDYAPPLFASVEPFLLYHWLLYTLIAFLFARRRLSDRAEEGVPPLADNAALDEIAARIAAYGMRVHLLDHTLLFGTAVAAFALQWAMTVHLPYGAGWSALGFAAVYACAALLLRGREPLRVLRQAFAALALAFATLAVPLFFDGADTASLWTLEAVLFYYMGLRQRLPQLRLFALAVYLSAAVAQLWSYHWGAGLSDGLIQGSRTGTLLAAGGGMLPYVLWAHLRREAPAYWERVFQTASLAAALFYASLLPLLLFSSAKALITAYTLLALAWAVCRSRLGQAVFAVFSLLCALALPLTHLRQPFCCAAWVSRYGQTALPPVEAAHYLLLAALAAAAAWLLSQPQQRPARAAARAGSVVFLIALVLADTAWRGALRPSENAVMWLHPLLLLPPFVYAARRLCWRGAQRILLAAAFLFALRLAGEDFRAAPLAAWAVLAAQTVLMFWQLDGGKSGANGTSRRIPHAAALLLFALLWQQLVFQTASLRLDGVWLQLSRLAVPAAYLLLLQTGLPLFRRHPAVYRTFGGALCALAAAVWLVWANVSAPHPPAPLPYLPLLNPLEAAAAFVLWYGFRALTRTGWNGKARRRGFYALCSAAFLTISAGVMRLWHFYGGIAWNADALLHSLGVQAALSVVWAATAIVMMVSGNRSGSRLRWMAGAVLMGVVVVKLFLVELGGSGGIERIVSFIIVGLLLLIVGWAAPVPPRESERKNHG